In one window of Thermus aquaticus DNA:
- a CDS encoding flavin reductase family protein, whose translation MYRAHFYPMRLALLAVGRNFMPMAWWMPASKEPFRFLLAVDRKNHTLSLLRELSEAALAFLPWEDRDWVVRAGYLSGRKVDKARRLGVALRPARKLLHTLVPERALAVYEMRVSEWPTDGDHALFLGEVVHAEGSREAKERPILFLGFRDYATLGERWRFSPKERSRVPVPSGGEKP comes from the coding sequence GTGTACCGGGCCCACTTCTACCCCATGCGCCTGGCCCTCCTCGCTGTGGGCCGCAACTTCATGCCCATGGCCTGGTGGATGCCTGCCTCCAAGGAGCCCTTCCGCTTCCTCCTGGCCGTGGACCGGAAGAACCACACCCTAAGCCTCCTCCGGGAGCTTTCGGAAGCCGCCCTGGCCTTCCTGCCCTGGGAGGATCGGGACTGGGTGGTGCGGGCCGGGTACCTCTCCGGGCGTAAGGTGGACAAGGCCAGGCGGCTCGGGGTGGCCCTTAGGCCCGCGCGGAAGCTCCTCCACACCCTGGTGCCGGAGAGGGCCTTGGCCGTTTACGAGATGCGGGTCTCGGAGTGGCCCACCGACGGGGACCACGCCCTCTTCCTGGGGGAGGTGGTCCACGCCGAGGGCTCCCGGGAGGCCAAGGAAAGGCCCATCCTCTTCCTGGGCTTCCGGGACTACGCCACCTTAGGGGAGCGCTGGCGGTTTAGCCCAAAGGAGCGGTCCAGAGTTCCCGTTCCGAGCGGAGGGGAGAAGCCGTGA
- a CDS encoding SDR family NAD(P)-dependent oxidoreductase, whose translation MRVLITGATGGLGGALARALKGQELFLSGRRAGPLLELAQAVGGRALPADLSDELEARALLEEVGPLDLLFHAVGVAGRHPVREVSREALEGMLAAHLLTAAFLLKHARFNKGARAVFFGAYPAYVRVPGFAAYAAAKGALEAYVEAARKELAREGVHLVLVRLPAVATGLWTPLGGPPKGALSPEEAAGRVLEGVLRDPPPQVLEV comes from the coding sequence ATGCGTGTCCTCATCACCGGCGCCACAGGGGGATTGGGTGGGGCCCTGGCCCGAGCTCTTAAGGGCCAGGAGCTCTTCCTTTCCGGGCGGCGGGCCGGCCCTCTTTTGGAGCTAGCCCAGGCCGTGGGCGGCCGGGCCCTCCCCGCCGACCTCAGCGATGAGCTGGAGGCCAGGGCCCTCCTGGAGGAGGTGGGGCCTCTGGACCTTCTCTTCCACGCCGTGGGGGTGGCGGGGCGGCATCCCGTGCGGGAGGTGAGCCGGGAGGCCCTGGAGGGCATGCTGGCCGCCCACCTGCTCACGGCGGCCTTTCTCCTCAAGCACGCCCGCTTCAACAAGGGGGCTAGGGCCGTCTTCTTCGGGGCCTACCCCGCCTACGTGCGGGTTCCCGGCTTCGCCGCCTACGCCGCCGCCAAGGGGGCCCTCGAGGCCTACGTGGAGGCGGCCAGGAAGGAGCTTGCCCGGGAAGGGGTGCACCTGGTCCTGGTGCGGCTTCCGGCCGTGGCCACGGGGCTTTGGACCCCCCTGGGCGGGCCGCCCAAAGGGGCCCTCTCCCCCGAGGAGGCCGCGGGGAGGGTCCTGGAAGGGGTCCTGCGGGACCCCCCGCCCCAGGTCCTGGAGGTCTAG
- a CDS encoding bacteriorhodopsin, whose product MRMLPELSFGQYWLVFNMLSLTIAGMFAAFVFFLLARSYVAPRYHIALYLSALIVFIAGYHYLRIFESWVGAYQLQGGVYVPTGKPFNDFYRYADWLLTVPLLLLELILVLGLPAARTWNLGIKLVVASVLMLGLGYVGEVNTEPGPRTLWGALSSVPFFYILYVLWVELGQAIREAKFGPRVLELLGATRLVLLMSWGFYPIAYALGTWLPGGAAQEVAIQLGYSLADLIAKPIYGLLVFAIARAKSLEEGFGEGVKAA is encoded by the coding sequence ATGCGGATGCTTCCGGAACTGAGCTTTGGCCAGTACTGGCTGGTGTTCAACATGCTCTCCCTGACCATCGCCGGGATGTTCGCCGCCTTCGTCTTCTTCCTCCTGGCGCGGAGCTACGTGGCCCCCAGGTACCACATCGCCCTTTACCTCTCCGCCCTGATCGTCTTCATCGCAGGCTATCACTACCTGCGTATCTTTGAGAGCTGGGTGGGGGCCTACCAGCTGCAAGGAGGGGTCTACGTGCCCACGGGGAAGCCCTTCAACGACTTCTACCGCTACGCCGACTGGCTCCTCACCGTACCCCTTCTCCTCCTGGAGCTGATCCTGGTGCTGGGTCTCCCTGCGGCCCGCACCTGGAACCTGGGGATCAAGCTGGTGGTGGCCTCCGTGCTCATGCTGGGCCTCGGGTACGTGGGGGAGGTCAACACCGAGCCCGGTCCGCGGACGCTCTGGGGGGCCTTGTCCTCGGTGCCCTTCTTCTACATCCTCTACGTGCTCTGGGTGGAGCTGGGCCAGGCCATCCGGGAGGCCAAGTTCGGCCCCAGGGTGTTGGAGCTTCTCGGTGCTACTCGGCTCGTCCTCCTGATGTCCTGGGGCTTCTACCCCATCGCCTACGCCCTGGGCACCTGGCTTCCCGGCGGGGCCGCCCAGGAAGTGGCCATCCAGCTTGGGTATAGCCTGGCCGACCTCATCGCCAAGCCCATCTACGGCCTCCTCGTCTTCGCCATCGCCCGGGCGAAGAGCCTCGAGGAGGGCTTCGGGGAGGGAGTCAAGGCCGCCTGA
- a CDS encoding Brp/Blh family beta-carotene 15,15'-dioxygenase — MPSFYLLPFIFLPEAWALGLLLLSALALGMPHGAADLLVARRLGLPLLPYLALYLGLAGLLLALLLQQPALALLLFLGMALFHWGRVEGKGALGYLRAGTILLFPFLFHQEAIQPFLQAFSGGFGLPPWVAGASWGFLLLLALRERPRARALGDTLLLALVAALAHPYAALGGYFILQHSLDSLRLVGVRGREWLWVYGGTLGGIVLALLLYPRLQDPLAAYMGAIFALTLPHLLTMELWLGRLRPRGQSPAPGR; from the coding sequence ATGCCCTCTTTCTACCTCCTTCCCTTCATCTTCCTCCCCGAGGCCTGGGCCCTGGGCCTCCTCCTCCTCTCCGCCCTGGCCTTAGGGATGCCCCACGGCGCGGCCGACCTTTTGGTAGCCCGGAGGCTTGGCCTGCCCCTCCTGCCCTACCTAGCCCTCTATCTGGGCCTTGCGGGCCTTCTCCTGGCCCTCCTCCTCCAACAGCCTGCCCTCGCCCTCCTCCTCTTCTTGGGCATGGCCCTCTTCCATTGGGGCCGCGTGGAGGGCAAGGGGGCCCTGGGGTACCTGAGGGCGGGCACGATCCTCCTCTTTCCTTTCCTTTTCCATCAGGAGGCCATCCAGCCCTTTCTCCAGGCCTTCTCTGGGGGTTTTGGCCTTCCTCCATGGGTAGCGGGGGCCTCGTGGGGCTTCCTTCTGCTCCTTGCACTCCGGGAGAGGCCAAGGGCCAGAGCCCTAGGGGACACCCTCCTCCTGGCCTTGGTGGCGGCCTTGGCCCACCCCTACGCCGCCTTGGGAGGCTACTTCATCCTCCAACACAGCCTGGACAGCCTGCGCCTGGTGGGCGTTCGGGGTCGGGAGTGGCTCTGGGTGTACGGGGGGACTCTAGGGGGGATCGTCCTCGCCCTCCTCCTTTACCCCAGGCTCCAGGACCCCCTGGCCGCCTACATGGGGGCCATCTTCGCCCTCACCCTGCCTCACCTCCTGACCATGGAGCTTTGGCTTGGGCGGCTTCGGCCTCGCGGACAATCGCCCGCGCCAGGTCGCTGA
- a CDS encoding SDR family oxidoreductase: MRVLVTGATGYVGGRLVPRLLERGHQVRVLVRDEARLQGRPWAGRVEVVRGSLEDEEALRRALEGVEAAYYLVHAMLSEKAFQEAERRQAETFARVAREVGLAHVVYLGGLLPKEGKPSPHLRSRAQVGEILRANLPATEFRAGPIVGSGSASFEMVRYLTERLPIMVAPRWVLNPVSPIAIRDVLAYLLLALERGPSGVVEIGAEPLSFKAMMETYAEVRGLKRVILPVPVLAPRLAALWVGLVTPIPNRLALPLVEGILHPLVADTGRARALFPEVEPIPYRKAVELALERIALGEVETRWSGALYGEGYRLEDREGLIREVRVLHAKASPEALFRSFSSLGGERGWLAWNWAWVLRGLLDRMVGGPGLRRGRRHPTELLPGEAVDFWRVEAVEPPRLLRLRAEMRLPGRAWLEWEAREEKGGSLLVQTAYFEPKGLTGFLYWWALYPIHRRIFSDLARAIVREAEAAQAKAPWSGGEAG, translated from the coding sequence GTGCGCGTCTTGGTTACGGGGGCCACGGGCTACGTGGGGGGAAGGCTGGTGCCTAGGCTTCTGGAGAGGGGCCACCAGGTGCGGGTCCTGGTGCGGGACGAGGCCCGCCTTCAGGGGCGCCCCTGGGCGGGGCGGGTGGAGGTGGTGCGGGGGAGCCTCGAGGACGAGGAAGCCCTGAGGCGGGCCCTGGAGGGGGTGGAGGCCGCCTACTACCTGGTCCACGCCATGCTCTCGGAAAAGGCCTTCCAGGAGGCGGAGCGCCGCCAGGCGGAGACCTTCGCCCGGGTGGCCCGGGAGGTGGGCCTTGCGCACGTGGTCTACCTCGGCGGGCTCCTGCCCAAGGAAGGGAAACCCTCCCCCCACCTAAGGAGCCGGGCCCAGGTGGGGGAGATCCTGAGGGCAAACCTCCCCGCCACGGAGTTCCGCGCCGGGCCCATCGTGGGCTCGGGGTCCGCTAGCTTTGAGATGGTCCGCTACCTGACGGAGCGCCTGCCCATCATGGTGGCCCCCCGCTGGGTGCTGAACCCCGTCTCGCCCATCGCCATCCGCGACGTGTTGGCTTACCTCCTCCTGGCCCTGGAGCGGGGGCCCTCCGGCGTGGTGGAGATCGGCGCCGAGCCCCTCTCCTTCAAGGCCATGATGGAGACCTACGCCGAGGTCCGGGGGCTTAAGCGGGTCATCCTTCCCGTCCCCGTGCTGGCCCCCAGGCTCGCCGCCCTTTGGGTGGGCCTGGTGACCCCCATCCCCAACCGCCTGGCCCTGCCCCTGGTGGAGGGGATCCTCCACCCCTTGGTGGCGGACACCGGTAGGGCCAGGGCCCTCTTCCCCGAGGTGGAGCCCATCCCCTACCGCAAGGCGGTGGAGCTGGCCCTGGAGCGCATCGCCCTGGGGGAGGTGGAGACCCGCTGGTCCGGGGCGCTTTACGGGGAAGGGTACCGCCTCGAGGACCGCGAGGGCCTCATCCGCGAGGTCCGGGTCCTCCACGCCAAGGCTTCCCCGGAAGCCCTCTTCAGAAGCTTCTCTTCTCTAGGTGGCGAGCGGGGCTGGCTCGCCTGGAACTGGGCCTGGGTCCTGAGGGGCCTGTTGGACCGGATGGTGGGGGGGCCGGGCCTGAGGCGGGGGAGGCGCCACCCCACCGAGCTCCTCCCCGGGGAGGCGGTGGACTTCTGGCGGGTGGAGGCCGTAGAGCCTCCCCGGCTCCTCCGCCTGCGGGCGGAGATGCGCCTTCCCGGGCGGGCCTGGCTGGAGTGGGAGGCCCGGGAGGAGAAGGGGGGAAGCCTCCTGGTCCAGACCGCCTACTTTGAGCCCAAGGGCCTCACGGGCTTCCTCTACTGGTGGGCCCTTTACCCCATCCACCGGCGCATCTTCAGCGACCTGGCGCGGGCGATTGTCCGCGAGGCCGAAGCCGCCCAAGCCAAAGCTCCATGGTCAGGAGGTGAGGCAGGGTGA
- a CDS encoding phytoene desaturase family protein, with protein MRALVVGAGIGGLVAARALRRAGLEVLVLEAHTYPGGLAGSFYHRGFRLDAGATLLSGFAPGAPLALVAEALGMRFPVEPLPEGFPLLEVHLPRGKVVRPVGREAEREAQKDFFGPQVLPFWRWQAERADRLKALAPRLPWPPEGEELPGLLSLFPKLLPLLPDLFLKAVHRAPKDPLFLRFLDAQLLIASQTEARRTYALYAAMALDLPHLGPALVPGGVGRVAEALAEGLEVRYKARAGRLLLKEGRAWAVEVVYGGRRRGEKEVVEADLFVLNVPPEPLLGLPEKVPKDAWGAFAVHGVLPFRAPPPYFRQNARERPFAFLSLRPEGEKTAFALSLHTPLALWEGLSREEYGALKARWGALALSLGEALLPGLREAEFLLFATPLTYWRFAGRAWVGGYPQTHPFRFPRVRLLANVFRVGEGVFPGQSVPAAALSGLRTARLALAELGLRGRM; from the coding sequence GTGCGGGCTTTGGTGGTGGGGGCGGGCATCGGGGGGCTGGTGGCGGCCAGGGCCCTGAGGCGGGCGGGCCTAGAGGTCCTGGTCCTGGAGGCCCACACCTACCCGGGGGGCCTCGCCGGGAGCTTCTACCACCGCGGCTTCCGCCTGGACGCCGGGGCCACCCTCCTTTCCGGCTTCGCCCCCGGAGCCCCCCTGGCCCTGGTGGCGGAGGCCCTGGGGATGCGCTTCCCCGTGGAGCCCCTCCCCGAGGGCTTCCCCCTCCTGGAGGTCCACCTGCCCCGGGGAAAGGTGGTGCGCCCCGTGGGGCGGGAGGCGGAGCGGGAGGCCCAGAAGGACTTCTTCGGCCCCCAGGTCCTCCCCTTCTGGCGCTGGCAGGCGGAGCGGGCGGATAGGCTTAAGGCCCTGGCCCCTAGGCTCCCCTGGCCCCCGGAAGGGGAGGAGCTTCCAGGACTTTTAAGCCTATTCCCAAAGCTCCTCCCCCTCCTCCCCGACCTCTTCCTGAAAGCGGTCCACCGGGCCCCCAAAGACCCCCTTTTCCTCCGCTTCCTGGACGCCCAGCTCCTCATCGCCAGCCAAACCGAGGCCAGGAGGACCTACGCCCTCTACGCCGCCATGGCCCTGGACCTGCCCCACCTGGGCCCGGCCCTGGTCCCGGGAGGGGTGGGCCGGGTGGCCGAGGCCCTGGCGGAGGGCCTCGAGGTCCGCTACAAGGCCAGGGCGGGGAGGCTCCTCCTGAAGGAAGGACGGGCCTGGGCCGTGGAGGTGGTCTACGGGGGGAGGCGGCGGGGGGAAAAGGAGGTGGTGGAGGCCGACCTCTTCGTCCTCAACGTCCCCCCGGAGCCCCTCCTGGGCCTTCCCGAGAAGGTGCCCAAAGACGCCTGGGGGGCCTTCGCCGTCCACGGGGTCCTGCCCTTTAGGGCCCCTCCCCCCTACTTCCGGCAAAACGCCAGGGAGAGGCCCTTCGCCTTCCTCTCCTTGCGCCCCGAGGGGGAGAAGACGGCCTTCGCCCTAAGCCTCCACACCCCCCTGGCCCTCTGGGAGGGGCTTTCCCGGGAGGAGTACGGGGCGCTCAAGGCCCGGTGGGGGGCCCTGGCCCTAAGCCTGGGGGAAGCCCTCCTTCCCGGGCTAAGGGAGGCGGAGTTCCTCCTCTTCGCCACCCCCCTGACCTACTGGCGCTTCGCCGGGCGGGCCTGGGTGGGGGGCTACCCCCAGACCCACCCCTTCCGCTTCCCCCGGGTGCGCCTCCTTGCCAACGTCTTCCGGGTGGGGGAAGGGGTCTTCCCGGGGCAGAGCGTCCCCGCCGCGGCCCTCTCCGGCCTCAGGACGGCCCGCCTAGCCCTGGCGGAGCTTGGCCTCAGGGGCCGAATGTAA
- a CDS encoding TetR/AcrR family transcriptional regulator, with protein sequence MDTRARILQAARRTFSEKGYAATRLDDLAAELGLTKGALYHHFRSKRELLLALLEASQAEARRALEGEAPLEERLLRYALAYQEGVEPLAALASAQGGRGGEEEAKDLAQEAMRRELAFLEAFFSRLAPSKGRELAALFASIVHGAHMLEKHVGGYRAEDLLREGIRVFARGVEER encoded by the coding sequence ATGGACACCCGGGCCCGCATCCTCCAGGCCGCCCGCAGGACCTTCTCCGAAAAGGGCTACGCGGCCACCCGCCTGGACGATCTGGCGGCAGAGCTGGGCCTCACCAAGGGGGCTCTGTACCACCACTTCCGCAGCAAGCGCGAGCTCCTCCTGGCCCTCCTCGAGGCCTCCCAGGCCGAGGCCCGCCGGGCTTTGGAAGGCGAGGCCCCGCTGGAAGAGCGTCTTCTACGCTACGCCCTCGCCTACCAGGAAGGGGTGGAGCCCCTGGCGGCTCTGGCCAGCGCCCAGGGGGGCCGGGGTGGGGAGGAGGAGGCCAAGGACCTGGCCCAGGAGGCCATGCGCCGGGAACTGGCCTTTTTGGAGGCCTTTTTTTCCCGTCTGGCCCCGAGTAAGGGCCGGGAGCTGGCCGCCCTCTTCGCCTCCATCGTCCACGGGGCCCACATGCTGGAAAAGCACGTGGGCGGGTACCGGGCGGAGGACCTCCTCAGAGAAGGCATCCGGGTGTTCGCAAGGGGGGTAGAGGAAAGATGA
- a CDS encoding LolA family protein, with protein MKRVYTFILTLALALAWALSPEEVWQALEAHGKVQGYLAQARQGPVVYQVAYLRPKVRIDWLEGPDYLKGSAFISDGEKVWSKGPKGSWQVSPAGAAPDDPMQLLFTDAKALRKDYVVREVEEEGGLWTFVLAKKVPPKDERQPAAWRITLNPKGHLPFRYQALSPSGKVLSTVEYLKLDPTPPSPSLFEVKP; from the coding sequence ATGAAACGGGTCTACACGTTTATCCTGACGCTGGCTTTGGCTTTGGCCTGGGCGCTTTCTCCGGAAGAGGTGTGGCAGGCCCTCGAGGCCCACGGCAAGGTGCAGGGCTACCTGGCCCAGGCCCGCCAGGGCCCGGTGGTCTACCAGGTGGCCTACCTGCGGCCCAAGGTGCGCATAGACTGGCTGGAAGGCCCCGATTACCTGAAGGGGAGCGCCTTTATCTCCGATGGGGAAAAGGTCTGGAGCAAGGGGCCCAAAGGGAGCTGGCAGGTCTCCCCCGCTGGCGCCGCCCCCGATGACCCCATGCAGCTCCTCTTCACGGATGCCAAGGCCCTGCGCAAGGACTACGTGGTGCGGGAGGTAGAGGAGGAAGGAGGGCTGTGGACCTTCGTCCTGGCCAAAAAGGTGCCCCCAAAGGACGAGCGCCAGCCCGCTGCCTGGCGGATCACCCTGAACCCTAAGGGGCACCTGCCCTTCCGCTACCAGGCGCTTTCCCCTTCCGGGAAGGTTCTCTCCACCGTGGAATACCTCAAGCTGGACCCCACGCCTCCCTCTCCCAGCCTCTTTGAGGTGAAGCCGTGA
- a CDS encoding MFS transporter, with product MNGRLLLALLLGVFMGALDNAILAPALPAIAEDLGTGVDRVTLAFSIYSVFYAVAVPILGRLSDLWGYGRIYGTSMALFAGGSALAALSSNLETLVVARVIQAVGAGGLFPVAQAIVGATVAQEKRGAYLGQILGVFALGNVLGPNLGGFIVERASWHWVFWINVPIGLIGVLLLLGSPLPKPQGRAILDLVGGLLVALTFGSLVLGIQGLERLTELGFFSLRIGGLFLLSVISALLLVLYESRHPAPLLDVRLALSPPFLPLWLVSTLVGYALLGGIIFAPLYAQVAFFLSPFASGAILNALALALGGMSGFAGAMVGRLGGKRLVVLGMGFTALGLFLMAYLANTLFVLLLGLFLLGTGLGMVQGPLSYLALGLAPEGSQGQVSSLVSLTRSLGAAAGITISGVLLSRKSQELASLTAGGPVGFSGGTGNLAEAPAFVKALLQNTLGAGVLDGWRLAFFAALLGFAAAFLLREAPKAQAAAGTPKPPRPSGPPAR from the coding sequence GTGAACGGCCGCTTGCTCCTCGCCCTCCTCCTGGGCGTCTTCATGGGCGCCCTGGACAACGCCATCCTCGCCCCCGCCCTCCCCGCCATCGCCGAAGACCTGGGCACGGGCGTGGATCGGGTCACCCTGGCCTTTTCCATCTACTCCGTCTTCTACGCTGTGGCCGTGCCCATCCTGGGGCGGCTCTCCGACCTTTGGGGCTATGGGCGCATCTACGGGACCTCCATGGCCCTTTTCGCCGGGGGTAGCGCTCTGGCCGCCCTCTCCTCCAACCTGGAGACCCTCGTCGTGGCCCGGGTTATCCAGGCCGTGGGCGCAGGGGGGCTCTTTCCTGTGGCCCAGGCCATCGTGGGGGCCACCGTGGCCCAGGAAAAGCGGGGAGCCTACCTGGGGCAGATCCTGGGGGTCTTCGCCCTGGGGAACGTGCTGGGCCCCAACCTGGGCGGCTTCATCGTGGAGCGGGCCTCCTGGCACTGGGTCTTCTGGATCAACGTGCCCATCGGCCTGATCGGGGTCCTGCTCCTTCTCGGCTCCCCCCTGCCCAAACCCCAGGGGAGAGCCATCTTGGACCTGGTGGGCGGGCTTCTGGTGGCCCTCACCTTCGGCAGCCTGGTGCTGGGTATCCAGGGGCTGGAGCGCCTGACGGAGCTGGGGTTCTTCTCCCTTAGGATCGGCGGGCTTTTCCTGCTTTCCGTAATCTCTGCCCTCCTCCTCGTCCTCTACGAGTCCCGCCACCCCGCTCCCCTCTTGGACGTGCGCCTGGCCCTCTCCCCGCCCTTTTTGCCCCTCTGGCTGGTGTCCACCCTGGTGGGCTACGCCCTTTTGGGGGGCATCATCTTCGCTCCCCTCTACGCCCAGGTGGCTTTCTTTCTCTCGCCCTTCGCCTCGGGGGCCATACTGAACGCCCTGGCCCTGGCCCTGGGGGGGATGAGTGGCTTCGCCGGGGCCATGGTGGGGCGTCTGGGCGGCAAGCGCCTGGTGGTCCTGGGCATGGGCTTCACCGCCCTGGGGCTATTCCTCATGGCCTACCTGGCCAACACCCTCTTCGTGCTTCTTCTAGGGCTCTTTCTCCTGGGAACCGGGCTCGGCATGGTGCAGGGTCCCCTCTCCTACCTGGCCCTTGGCCTCGCTCCAGAGGGGAGCCAAGGCCAGGTGTCCAGCCTGGTCTCCCTCACCCGGAGCCTGGGAGCCGCGGCCGGCATCACCATCTCCGGGGTGCTCCTTTCCCGGAAGAGCCAGGAGCTGGCCAGCCTCACCGCCGGAGGGCCCGTGGGCTTCTCGGGAGGGACAGGCAACCTGGCCGAGGCCCCCGCCTTCGTCAAGGCCCTCCTGCAGAACACCCTGGGGGCCGGGGTGCTGGACGGGTGGCGGCTGGCCTTCTTCGCCGCCCTACTGGGCTTCGCAGCCGCCTTCCTCCTAAGGGAGGCCCCTAAAGCCCAAGCCGCCGCAGGTACGCCAAAACCTCCCCGGCCGTCCGGTCCTCCCGCTCGGTGA
- a CDS encoding alpha/beta hydrolase, with protein MRLLAALLLLASALAQEYRALPGADTGLAHLDRSYALVYPAERPRAVLLFVPGLLGGSTNFALLAERLKALDPSLEVWAWERRANGLEDRQGFLQADPLAYYRNLKAPDLSPLRAWGLEVHLGDLDLAVEEARKRGPVVLLGHSLGASLATLYAWLHGEKLGGLVLLDGSLGLVQVSREAFLEGQDTPFGRLPGLKALLAGEASPVFGAFLTPKDLALAEAEAYLAAKRPEEPVPFGPYRATREALALLRVDDHYSLFPVFSVSAGRAWAREGLSLLGLLQGRLVLTVRGPRDGLVRWRDTGEATDPRAFLRAYARPETGFSEWYFPYRLLLEIGGYPYVLPGLKPRALPYPVLALGAGRGLFPDPQGFRLGEVFPGTPAEAKVLPGLTHLDLLTEREDRTAGEVLAYLRRLGL; from the coding sequence ATGCGCCTTCTGGCCGCCTTGCTCCTTCTGGCCTCGGCCCTGGCCCAGGAGTACCGGGCCCTTCCTGGGGCGGACACGGGCTTGGCCCACCTGGACCGAAGTTACGCCCTGGTCTACCCGGCGGAAAGGCCCCGGGCGGTCCTCCTCTTCGTGCCGGGGCTTTTGGGCGGGAGCACCAACTTCGCCCTACTGGCGGAGCGCCTCAAGGCCCTGGACCCCTCCTTGGAGGTCTGGGCCTGGGAGAGGCGGGCCAACGGCCTCGAGGACCGCCAGGGGTTTCTCCAGGCGGACCCCCTGGCCTACTACCGGAACCTCAAGGCGCCAGACCTGAGCCCCTTACGGGCTTGGGGCCTGGAGGTGCACCTAGGGGACCTGGACCTGGCGGTGGAGGAGGCCAGGAAGCGGGGCCCGGTGGTCCTCCTGGGCCACTCCCTGGGGGCCTCCCTGGCCACCCTATACGCCTGGCTCCACGGGGAGAAGCTTGGGGGCCTGGTCCTCCTGGACGGGAGCCTGGGGCTGGTCCAGGTGTCCCGGGAGGCCTTCCTGGAGGGGCAGGACACCCCCTTTGGCCGCCTCCCCGGGCTCAAGGCCCTCCTCGCCGGCGAGGCGAGCCCCGTCTTTGGGGCCTTTCTCACCCCCAAGGACCTGGCCCTGGCGGAGGCCGAGGCCTACCTGGCAGCAAAGCGCCCCGAGGAGCCCGTCCCCTTCGGCCCCTATCGGGCCACCCGGGAGGCTTTAGCCCTCCTGCGGGTGGACGACCACTACAGCCTCTTTCCCGTCTTCAGCGTGAGCGCGGGCCGGGCCTGGGCCAGGGAGGGGCTTAGCCTCCTGGGCCTTCTCCAGGGGCGGCTGGTTCTCACGGTGAGGGGGCCCAGGGACGGGCTCGTCCGCTGGCGGGACACGGGGGAGGCCACGGACCCGAGGGCTTTCTTGAGGGCCTATGCCCGGCCCGAGACCGGCTTTTCCGAGTGGTATTTCCCCTACCGGCTTCTCCTGGAGATCGGCGGCTACCCCTACGTCCTCCCGGGCCTTAAGCCCCGGGCCCTCCCCTACCCGGTCCTGGCCCTGGGGGCGGGGAGGGGCCTTTTCCCCGATCCCCAAGGCTTCCGCCTGGGGGAGGTCTTCCCCGGCACCCCCGCAGAGGCCAAGGTCCTCCCCGGCCTCACCCACCTGGACCTCCTCACCGAGCGGGAGGACCGGACGGCCGGGGAGGTTTTGGCGTACCTGCGGCGGCTTGGGCTTTAG
- a CDS encoding R2-like ligand-binding oxidase, whose translation MRTGFKSVERGLEAGFPLRLYHKAKRLFWDPAALDFTQDQATYEALDPRAQDLLLRLTSLFLGGEEAVTLDLLPLVRVVAQEGRLEEEMYLTTFLLEEAKHVEFFARFLEEVASAKGGLAHYHGPHYRRIFHELLPEAMGRLEQDPSPRAQVEAALTYNVVVEGVLAETGYQGFFQAAERLRARGLDLPGTLAGVAHIKQDESRHIAYGLFLIARHLGEDPGLWSVVEARLNLLLPEALGVVQELFAAYPEGMPLEIALEEFLAYAMGQFSSRMRVLERARSLGPGALEGLVG comes from the coding sequence ATGCGCACGGGCTTTAAGAGCGTGGAGCGGGGCCTCGAGGCGGGCTTTCCCCTGAGGCTTTACCACAAGGCCAAGCGCCTCTTCTGGGACCCCGCGGCCCTGGACTTTACCCAGGACCAGGCCACCTACGAGGCCCTGGACCCCCGGGCCCAGGACCTTCTCCTCAGGCTCACCAGCCTCTTCCTGGGCGGGGAGGAGGCCGTGACCCTGGACCTCCTGCCCCTGGTGCGGGTGGTGGCCCAGGAAGGGAGGCTGGAGGAGGAGATGTACCTCACCACCTTCCTCCTGGAGGAGGCCAAGCACGTGGAGTTCTTCGCCCGCTTCCTGGAGGAGGTGGCCTCGGCCAAGGGGGGGCTCGCCCACTACCACGGGCCCCACTACCGCCGCATCTTCCATGAACTCCTCCCCGAGGCCATGGGCCGCCTGGAGCAGGATCCGAGCCCCAGGGCCCAGGTGGAGGCCGCCCTCACCTACAACGTGGTGGTGGAGGGGGTACTGGCCGAGACGGGCTACCAGGGCTTCTTCCAGGCGGCGGAGCGCCTGAGGGCGCGGGGCCTGGACCTCCCGGGTACCCTGGCGGGGGTGGCCCACATCAAGCAGGACGAGAGCCGCCACATCGCCTACGGCCTTTTCCTCATCGCCCGCCACCTGGGGGAGGACCCGGGGCTTTGGTCCGTGGTGGAGGCGCGGCTTAACCTCCTCCTGCCGGAGGCCCTGGGGGTGGTGCAGGAGCTCTTTGCCGCCTATCCCGAGGGGATGCCTTTGGAGATCGCCTTGGAGGAGTTCCTGGCCTACGCCATGGGCCAGTTCTCCAGCCGGATGCGGGTTCTGGAGAGGGCCAGGAGCCTGGGTCCTGGGGCCTTGGAGGGGCTTGTGGGGTAG